One genomic segment of Gemmatimonadota bacterium includes these proteins:
- a CDS encoding ABC transporter permease, with product MPYSEALRLALQTIWTSKLRAIFTLLGIIVSVAFLVTVVAVIQGMNSYVKENLTGAIIGNNAFQVRRTPISVGLLDNDEIKLLAKRPLISKEDAEVVRRALPDAQGVAIQSGWPTPNAAVISGNQSVGGVLIFGITPDYQLVQDYVIAAGEPLNDIDIRGRRLVTAIGWDVATKLFQSAEAAIGKTVRIAGRQYTVKGVFAAKGQTLGASFDGFALLPLPVFESVWGRRRTTVISVKMREADQIPGAMNRAEEAMRLAHRLRPGVANDFTVDKADALLAFWTALTALLFTVVPAVVCIGIVVGGIVIMNIMLMTVSERTREIGLRKALGANRQDIRRQFLVETVILSLLGGAIGVLAGWTFAVLVSTYSPLPAKVTGWSVGLALLLGAGTGMIFGVYPATRAAKLDPITALRTE from the coding sequence ATGCCCTACTCCGAAGCCCTCCGCCTGGCGCTCCAGACCATCTGGACCTCCAAGCTCCGGGCGATCTTCACCCTCCTCGGTATCATCGTCTCTGTGGCCTTTCTCGTCACCGTTGTCGCGGTGATCCAGGGGATGAATTCGTACGTCAAGGAGAACCTCACCGGCGCGATCATCGGCAACAACGCCTTCCAGGTGCGCCGCACGCCCATATCGGTCGGGCTCCTCGACAACGACGAGATCAAGCTGCTCGCCAAGCGGCCGCTGATCTCGAAGGAGGACGCCGAGGTGGTGCGGCGCGCCCTGCCCGATGCGCAGGGGGTGGCGATCCAGTCCGGCTGGCCGACTCCGAACGCGGCGGTCATCTCAGGCAACCAATCGGTTGGCGGCGTCCTGATCTTCGGGATCACCCCCGACTATCAGCTGGTGCAGGACTACGTGATTGCCGCCGGCGAGCCGCTCAACGACATCGACATCCGCGGGCGCCGGCTCGTCACCGCCATCGGCTGGGACGTCGCCACGAAGCTCTTCCAGTCGGCCGAGGCAGCCATCGGCAAGACCGTGCGGATCGCGGGGCGGCAGTACACGGTGAAGGGCGTCTTCGCGGCGAAGGGGCAGACCCTCGGCGCCTCCTTCGATGGCTTCGCGTTGTTGCCGCTGCCGGTGTTCGAGTCGGTCTGGGGCCGCCGCCGCACGACGGTCATTTCGGTCAAGATGCGCGAGGCCGACCAGATCCCCGGCGCGATGAACCGGGCCGAGGAGGCGATGCGCCTGGCGCACCGACTGCGGCCGGGCGTGGCGAACGACTTCACCGTCGACAAGGCCGACGCGCTGCTGGCATTCTGGACCGCGCTCACGGCGCTGCTCTTCACGGTGGTGCCTGCCGTGGTCTGCATCGGCATCGTGGTCGGCGGCATCGTGATCATGAACATCATGCTGATGACCGTGAGCGAGCGGACCCGCGAAATCGGGCTGCGCAAGGCGCTCGGGGCCAACCGTCAGGACATCCGCCGGCAGTTTCTCGTCGAAACCGTGATTCTCTCGCTGCTTGGCGGCGCCATTGGCGTGCTGGCCGGCTGGACCTTTGCGGTCCTGGTGTCGACCTACTCCCCCCTGCCGGCCAAGGTGACCGGCTGGTCGGTCGGGCTCGCGCTGCTGCTCGGCGCCGGCACCGGAATGATCTTCGGCGTCTATCCCGCCACGCGCGCGGCCAAGCTCGATCCCATCACCGCCCTGCGGACGGAATAG
- a CDS encoding ABC transporter permease, giving the protein MPFFEAVRLAWDSIIAQKLKSFFSLVGVLIGVTFLIAVVSIVQGMNVYMTDKFAGALIGVNTFQVRSQPNIQTGDNSDEQWRQWQRNPRVTIEDAAFIKERLSIPATIASAGYDQVTLSWQGKVAKQIQVNTVEADFFKIKHYDIAEGRAFSPQEVNIGAAVVVLGSELGERLFGGRDPIGQTIAIGGLPHRVIGVVAKQGTLFGISLDKFVITPITSPARRLVNRPHIIDDIQIQTASPDQMRAAMEEVTVLMRGRRGLRPGQPDNFHLESAEGALSGWEKISKVLFLALPGLVAISLIVGGIVIMNIMLMAVTERTREIGVRKALGAKRRDIMAQFLVESATLSVTGAVMGIGTGLLLAFAVRAFTPLPAAVAPWSIIVGVVLGIVVGMVAGVYPARQASRLDPIAALRQE; this is encoded by the coding sequence ATGCCCTTCTTCGAGGCGGTCCGGCTGGCCTGGGACTCGATCATCGCGCAGAAGCTGAAGAGCTTCTTCTCGCTGGTCGGGGTGCTGATCGGCGTGACCTTCCTGATCGCGGTGGTCTCGATCGTCCAGGGCATGAACGTCTACATGACCGACAAGTTCGCCGGCGCGCTCATCGGGGTGAACACCTTCCAGGTGCGCTCGCAGCCGAACATCCAGACCGGCGACAACAGCGACGAGCAGTGGCGCCAGTGGCAGCGCAATCCGCGGGTCACCATCGAGGATGCCGCCTTCATCAAGGAGCGGCTTTCCATCCCGGCGACGATCGCCTCGGCGGGCTACGACCAGGTGACCCTGTCGTGGCAGGGGAAGGTCGCCAAGCAGATCCAGGTGAACACGGTCGAGGCGGATTTCTTCAAGATCAAGCACTACGACATCGCCGAGGGGCGCGCCTTCTCGCCGCAGGAAGTGAACATCGGCGCGGCGGTCGTGGTGCTCGGCTCCGAACTCGGCGAGCGCCTCTTCGGGGGCCGCGATCCGATCGGGCAGACCATCGCCATCGGCGGCCTGCCGCACCGCGTCATCGGCGTGGTGGCCAAGCAGGGGACGCTCTTCGGCATCTCGCTGGACAAGTTCGTCATCACGCCGATCACCTCGCCGGCACGCCGGCTGGTGAACCGGCCGCACATCATCGATGACATCCAGATCCAGACGGCGAGCCCCGACCAGATGCGCGCCGCCATGGAAGAAGTGACGGTCCTGATGCGCGGGCGCCGAGGCCTCCGCCCCGGCCAGCCGGACAACTTCCACCTGGAGTCGGCCGAAGGGGCGCTCTCGGGGTGGGAGAAGATCTCCAAGGTGCTCTTCCTGGCCCTGCCGGGGCTGGTGGCCATCTCGCTGATCGTCGGCGGCATCGTGATCATGAACATCATGCTGATGGCGGTCACGGAGCGGACCCGCGAGATCGGCGTCCGCAAGGCGCTCGGCGCCAAGCGCCGCGACATCATGGCGCAGTTCCTCGTGGAGTCGGCGACCCTCTCGGTCACCGGCGCGGTGATGGGGATCGGCACCGGACTGCTGCTGGCGTTCGCGGTGCGTGCCTTCACCCCGCTGCCGGCCGCGGTGGCGCCCTGGTCGATCATCGTCGGCGTCGTACTCGGCATCGTGGTGGGCATGGTGGCGGGGGTGTATCCCGCGCGCCAGGCGTCCCGACTCGACCCCATTGCAGCACTGAGGCAGGAATGA
- a CDS encoding ABC transporter ATP-binding protein: MIRLAGITREYVMGSEKVLALRGVDLEIGRNEYVAIMGPSGSGKSTMMNMLGCLDTPSGGQYWLNGQEVSTMADDDLARVRNREIGFVFQTFNLLPRATALANVELPLVYAGVSTRERKRRAEAALERVGLGNRMDHRPNELSGGQRQRVAIARALVNEPSILLADEPTGNLDSATSVEIMRVFGNLHAQGQTVILVTHEPDIAAHAHRVVVLRDGKVDSDRRNESPVNEAAA, from the coding sequence ATCATTCGCCTCGCGGGCATCACCCGCGAGTACGTGATGGGGAGCGAGAAGGTGCTCGCTCTCCGCGGCGTCGATCTCGAGATCGGCCGCAACGAGTACGTCGCGATCATGGGGCCGTCGGGCTCCGGCAAGTCGACGATGATGAACATGCTCGGCTGTCTCGACACGCCGTCCGGCGGCCAGTACTGGCTGAACGGCCAGGAAGTCTCGACGATGGCCGATGACGACCTCGCCCGGGTGCGCAATCGCGAGATCGGCTTCGTCTTCCAGACGTTCAACCTGTTGCCCCGCGCCACGGCGCTGGCCAACGTGGAGTTGCCGCTGGTGTATGCCGGCGTCTCGACGCGCGAGCGGAAGCGCCGCGCAGAGGCGGCCCTGGAGCGCGTCGGGCTCGGCAACCGCATGGACCACCGTCCGAATGAGCTGTCCGGCGGTCAGCGGCAGCGCGTGGCGATCGCCCGGGCGCTGGTCAACGAACCCTCGATCCTCCTGGCCGACGAACCGACCGGCAACCTCGACTCGGCGACCAGCGTCGAGATCATGCGGGTCTTCGGCAACCTGCACGCGCAGGGCCAGACGGTCATCCTGGTGACCCACGAGCCGGACATCGCCGCGCACGCGCATCGCGTCGTGGTGCTGCGCGACGGCAAGGTCGACAGCGACCGCCGCAACGAGTCGCCCGTCAACGAGGCCGCGGCCTGA
- a CDS encoding ABC transporter permease, with protein sequence MSDYGRGNLLARALEGVTLALDSVRASKVRAALTILGVAIGVMVVIAMAATITGIQNSVSEIVQRAGPKSFYVMRYFRSGIQISDGSDEMSPWRKRPMMSREEAELISRLPGIGAVNIRESAGSRVSYGRKALSSAQIDGQSTNWLQVEGGELLQGRNFTPTEDAGGSFVVVINQPVADELFPGVDPLGRQIKIFGLPFTVVGLYQDPSGLFADEGPKIVIPHTTFVKTADFAWGWLNIAVFPKETVTQAEAMDEVTAALRIKRGLKPGAENNFDLISGDKFMESFNDMTAGFFLVMLVLSSVGLMVGGVGVVAIMMISVTERTREIGVRKALGATRGEILFQFLVEAATLTVLGGLCGMAMGAAISWGIRSFSPIPASIPLWSIFAAIIASAVTGIFFGLYPANRAAKLDPVEALRYE encoded by the coding sequence ATGAGCGACTACGGACGCGGCAACTTGCTGGCCCGCGCGCTTGAGGGGGTCACCCTCGCGCTCGACTCGGTCCGCGCCTCCAAGGTGCGCGCGGCCCTCACGATTCTCGGCGTGGCGATCGGCGTCATGGTGGTGATCGCCATGGCGGCGACCATCACCGGCATCCAGAACTCGGTGAGCGAGATCGTCCAGCGCGCGGGCCCGAAGTCGTTCTACGTGATGCGCTATTTCCGCTCCGGCATCCAGATCTCGGACGGTTCGGACGAGATGTCGCCGTGGCGGAAGCGGCCGATGATGAGCCGCGAAGAGGCCGAGCTGATCAGCCGGCTGCCAGGGATTGGCGCGGTCAACATCCGCGAGTCGGCGGGGTCGCGCGTCTCCTACGGCCGCAAGGCGCTCTCCTCGGCGCAGATCGACGGGCAGAGCACCAACTGGCTCCAGGTCGAGGGCGGTGAATTGCTGCAGGGCCGCAACTTCACTCCGACCGAGGATGCCGGTGGCTCCTTCGTCGTGGTCATCAATCAGCCCGTGGCAGACGAGCTCTTCCCGGGCGTCGATCCACTGGGACGGCAGATCAAGATCTTCGGCCTCCCCTTCACGGTCGTCGGTCTCTATCAGGACCCATCCGGCCTCTTTGCCGACGAGGGACCGAAGATCGTGATCCCGCATACGACCTTCGTGAAGACCGCCGATTTTGCGTGGGGCTGGCTCAACATCGCCGTCTTCCCGAAGGAGACCGTGACGCAGGCCGAGGCGATGGATGAAGTCACGGCGGCGCTGCGCATCAAGCGGGGGCTCAAGCCAGGGGCAGAGAACAACTTCGACCTGATTTCCGGGGACAAGTTCATGGAGAGCTTCAACGACATGACCGCCGGCTTCTTCCTGGTCATGCTGGTGCTCTCGTCGGTCGGCCTGATGGTGGGCGGCGTCGGCGTCGTGGCGATCATGATGATCTCCGTCACCGAGCGCACCCGCGAGATCGGCGTCCGGAAGGCGCTCGGCGCCACCCGCGGCGAGATCCTCTTCCAGTTCCTGGTCGAGGCGGCGACGCTCACGGTCCTCGGCGGGCTCTGCGGCATGGCCATGGGGGCCGCGATCTCCTGGGGCATCCGTTCCTTCTCGCCGATCCCCGCCTCGATTCCGCTCTGGTCGATTTTCGCGGCGATCATCGCCTCGGCCGTCACCGGGATCTTCTTCGGGCTCTACCCGGCCAACCGGGCAGCGAAGCTGGATCCGGTGGAGGCGCTCAGGTACGAGTAG